GATCCGGTGGAGGTGGCCGCGCTCACCCGCGCCTTCCGCGCGCAGACGCCGGACACCGGGTTCTGCGGGCTGGGCTCGCTCAAGACCAACGTCGGCCACCTGGACACCGCCGCGGGGGTCGCCGGGCTCATCAAGGCCGCGCTGGCGGTGCGCGACGGCGTGATCCCCGCCTCCCTGCACTTCACCCGGCCGAATCCGAAGCTGGAGATCGAGCGGAGCCCCTTCTACGTGGTCCGCGAGACCATGCCGTGGCGGGGGCCCGCGCCGCGGCGCGCGGGGGTGAGCTCGTTCGGCATCGGCGGGACCAACGCGCACGCCGTGCTGGAGGAGCCGCCGCGCCGCCCGGCCCGCGAGGGCACGCCGCGCCCGGAGCAGCTGGTCGTCGTCTCGGCGAAGACCGAAACGGCGCTGCGGGCGGCGCGGCGCAACCTGGCGGACTTCCTGGAGCGGAACCCCTCCATCGACCTGGCGGACGCCGCCTTCACCCTGCAGGCCGGGCGCACCCCGTTCGACTGGCGGACGGCCGTCCCCGCGTCGTCCGTCGCCGAGGCGGTGGACGCCCTGCGGGCCGCCGCCGGCGTCCGCGCGGGCGAGGGAAGGGCGGTCGCCTTCCTCTTCCCGGGCCAGGGCGCGCAGCACGTGCGGATGGCGGCGGGCGTCTACGCGTCCGAGCCCGTCTTCCGCGACGCGCTGGACCGCTGCGCGGAGCTCCTGCGCCCCGAGCTGGGCTTCGACCTGCGCGACGTGCTGGTTCCGGCCGACGGCGCGGAAGAGGCCGCGACGGCGCGGCTGGGGCAGACCGCGGTGACGCAGCCGGCGCTCTTCGTGGTGGAGTACGCGCTGGCGCAGCTGTGGACCCGCTGGGGCGTGCGGCCGGAGGCGATGCTGGGCCACAGCGTGGGCGAGTTCGTCGCCGCGTGCCTGGCCGGCGTTTTTTCGCCCGAGGACGCGCTGCGCCTGGTGGCCGCACGCGGGCGGCTGATGCAGTCGCTCCCCGCCGGCGCCATGCTCGGCGTCCACCTTTCCGAGGCGGAGCTGCTGCCGCGCCTCCCGGCCGACGTCTCGCTGGCGGCGGTGAACGGCCCCGCGCAGTGCACCGTCTCCGGCCCGGCCGAGGCCGTGCGCGCGCTGGAGGAGGCGCTGCGGGCGGACGGCGTGGAGGTGCGGCGGCTGCACACCTCGCACGCGTTCCACTCCGCGATGATGGACCCGATCCTGGACCCGTTCCGCGAGCTGGTGCGGCGCGCGCGGCCGCGCGCGCCGGAGCTGCCGTACGTCAGCAGCCTCACGGGGACGTGGATCACGCCGGAAGAGGCGGCGGACGCGGACTACTGGGCGCGCCAGCTCCGCCACCCCGTCCGCTTCGCCGCCGGAGTGGAGACGCTGCTGCGGGCGGGGGAAGACAGCGTGCTGCTGGAGGTGGGCCCCGGCCGCACGCTGGGAACGCTGGTGCCGCGCGGCGGCGCGCACGCGGTGATCGCCTCGCTGCCGCACCCCCGCGACGCCGGCGCCGACACGCGCGCGCTGGCGGAGGCCGTGGGCCGCGCGTGGAGCGAGGGCGTGCCGGTGGACTGGCGCGCCTTCGCGGAGGGCCGCGGCGGCCGGCGCATCCCGCTCCCCACCTACCCGTTCGAGCGCCGCCGCTACTACCTGGAGGCGCCGCGCACCGGCTCCGCCGCGGTGACCGAGCTGCCGATGCCCGCCGCCGAAGCGCCCGTGCCGGGCGAGGCCGGCCAGGGCACCCCGGACGCCCGCGCGCACCTGCGCACCGCGTACGTGGAGCC
This genomic stretch from Longimicrobium sp. harbors:
- a CDS encoding type I polyketide synthase, encoding MSQGERREPTGAEIALVGMAGRFPGADSVDALWENLKAGIESVSRFTVDELRAAGVDDETLSDPAYVPALGWLPDAADFDAGFFGFTPREAEITDPQQRLFLELAWAALEHAGYGPGTYGGHAGVYAGSGASMYLLNNVLPYAALLGRAGYDVMVGNDKDFMPTRVSYKLGLRGPSVSVQTACSSSLVAVHVACRALLGGECEIALAGGVSLASVRPRGYTWRDGGISSADGHCRAFDEQASGAVASAGVAVVVLKRLEDAVADGDTIHAVILGSAINNDGSAKVGFMAPGVDGQAAVIGDALSVAGVSSRSIGYVEAHGTGTSLGDPVEVAALTRAFRAQTPDTGFCGLGSLKTNVGHLDTAAGVAGLIKAALAVRDGVIPASLHFTRPNPKLEIERSPFYVVRETMPWRGPAPRRAGVSSFGIGGTNAHAVLEEPPRRPAREGTPRPEQLVVVSAKTETALRAARRNLADFLERNPSIDLADAAFTLQAGRTPFDWRTAVPASSVAEAVDALRAAAGVRAGEGRAVAFLFPGQGAQHVRMAAGVYASEPVFRDALDRCAELLRPELGFDLRDVLVPADGAEEAATARLGQTAVTQPALFVVEYALAQLWTRWGVRPEAMLGHSVGEFVAACLAGVFSPEDALRLVAARGRLMQSLPAGAMLGVHLSEAELLPRLPADVSLAAVNGPAQCTVSGPAEAVRALEEALRADGVEVRRLHTSHAFHSAMMDPILDPFRELVRRARPRAPELPYVSSLTGTWITPEEAADADYWARQLRHPVRFAAGVETLLRAGEDSVLLEVGPGRTLGTLVPRGGAHAVIASLPHPRDAGADTRALAEAVGRAWSEGVPVDWRAFAEGRGGRRIPLPTYPFERRRYYLEAPRTGSAAVTELPMPAAEAPVPGEAGQGTPDARAHLRTAYVEPRNELEEAVAAVWREMLGLERVGVEDDFFELGGHSLLGTGVIGRLRLQFGVELKMDAIFR